The Lytechinus pictus isolate F3 Inbred chromosome 10, Lp3.0, whole genome shotgun sequence genome includes a window with the following:
- the LOC129270612 gene encoding galanin receptor 2a-like: protein MDVMGNFSSSVNSNAKMVSESEFTSDYSFDYNYTMPPYPSRDNFNIIFSVFAGFICFVGIVGNSLVIVVTRNRLKGLHKTMSVFILNLGVADFLFLVFCVPISVVIFTSESWHLGLFICKLYEFLVHASMLASIFTLVAMSLDRFSAVVYPLKLIQHRSISNAKIIVISIWIVSSACAAPHLVYNEVKDYGEGMQLCQTVWPTLEARKTYLTFVFLVGYLLPLFFVTCAYVMILHALWKTLRIMKGSRESNMGKSKRKVTIMVSVVVLVFGLCWFPHHLIFMWQSYGDFPYNEGTIKLKAASLCLSYINSCLNPIIYSIMSENFRKAMKKALQKCGADSPNPQGSGHGRGAPIIRLTPVTQHNHHFQANHHQESNRRYYPHRNHHRHRLSDSNRLQNTSTKPITW, encoded by the coding sequence ATGGATGTCATGGGAAACTTTTCTTCGAGTGTTAACAGTAATGCAAAGATGGTGTCAGAAAGCGAGTTTACAAGTGATTATTCCTTTGATTATAACTACACGATGCCTCCGTATCCGTCTCGCGACAACTTCAATATAATTTTCTCCGTGTTTGCTGGGTTTATCTGTTTTGTTGGGATCGTAGGAAACTCGTTAGTAATCGTTGTTACTCGTAACCGATTAAAGGGCTTACACAAGACCATGAGCGTCTTCATACTTAACCTCGGAGTAGCAGatttcttatttcttgtattttgtgtGCCTATATCAGTCGTCATTTTCACATCGGAATCTTGGCATTTAGGGTTGTTTATATGTAAGCTCTACGAGTTCCTGGTGCACGCGTCAATGTTAGCAAGCATATTTACACTGGTAGCTATGTCCCTGGACAGGTTCTCAGCAGTGGTGTATCCGTTAAAGTTGATACAACATCGTTCCATTTCAAATGCTAAAATCATTGTCATATCAATTTGGATTGTTTCATCCGCTTGTGCTGCTCCACATTTGGTTTACAATGAAGTCAAAGACTACGGCGAAGGTATGCAACTCTGCCAGACAGTATGGCCGACCCTGGAGGCCCGGAAAACGTACCTTACATTTGTATTCTTAGTGGGCTATCTGTTACCGCTGTTCTTTGTGACGTGCGCTTACGTGATGATCCTGCATGCTCTTTGGAAGACTCTCCGCATCATGAAAGGGTCGCGCGAATCCAATATGGGCAAGTCTAAGCGAAAAGTAACAATAATGGTTTCTGTAGTTGTGCTTGTCTTTGGTTTGTGCTGGTTCCCCCACCACCTCATCTTCATGTGGCAGAGCTATGGTGACTTTCCTTACAACGAAGGAACGATCAAACTCAAAGCCGCTTCTCTGTGCCTTTCTTACATCAATTCGTGTCTCAACCCAATCATCTATTCAATCATGTCCGAAAACTTTCGCAAAGCCATGAAGAAAGCCCTGCAGAAGTGTGGCGCGGACTCACCAAACCCTCAAGGTAGTGGACACGGCAGGGGAGCGCCTATCATTAGACTAACACCAGTCACACAGCACAATCATCATTTCCAAGCTAACCACCACCAGGAATCCAACAGGCGATATTATCCTCACcgtaatcatcatcgtcatcgtctcAGCGATTCGAATCGATTACAGAATACGAGTACCAAACCGATAACATGGTAG